One Archangium lipolyticum genomic window carries:
- a CDS encoding DUF2381 family protein — MFALSSAALMGWTLLAAPIDAAARPLLPVCETGTRHLALTADAPNKQGEVCIHPGGSTTLIFDSPLARVELAGPERFRVVDGGTASLTLIPSNALSDGERVLVTVYFQDGAAPASATFELVVHPFQAERLVEVTRQPRTLASYRQGEQQARAEARQCREEKARVEAECAGQVGLTGLIVHNLMGAGGIASKDIKRDVTARPGNTLQLMSARSYRSDTERTEDGQKLVRLAVEMEVKNTGTRAWTPVGVVLVGLGLVELKTFGIWPREPIPARASRRVVVEVEAAENEARGTFTLKLWSQEGGARVEFLDGVTFP, encoded by the coding sequence ATGTTCGCCCTCTCCTCCGCCGCCCTCATGGGATGGACCCTGCTCGCCGCGCCCATCGACGCTGCGGCACGGCCCTTACTCCCCGTCTGCGAGACGGGCACGCGCCACCTCGCGCTGACGGCGGATGCCCCCAACAAGCAGGGGGAGGTATGCATTCATCCGGGGGGGTCCACCACCCTGATCTTCGACTCGCCTCTGGCGCGCGTGGAACTGGCCGGGCCGGAACGTTTCCGAGTGGTGGATGGAGGAACGGCGTCCCTGACCCTCATCCCCTCGAATGCATTGTCCGATGGGGAACGTGTGCTGGTGACGGTCTACTTCCAGGACGGCGCGGCGCCCGCGAGCGCTACCTTCGAACTGGTGGTCCATCCTTTCCAGGCCGAACGACTGGTGGAGGTGACGCGCCAGCCGCGCACGCTCGCGTCCTACCGGCAGGGTGAGCAACAGGCGCGGGCCGAAGCGAGGCAATGCCGGGAGGAGAAGGCGCGTGTTGAGGCTGAGTGCGCCGGGCAGGTAGGGCTCACGGGTCTTATCGTTCACAATCTCATGGGAGCAGGAGGCATCGCTTCCAAGGACATCAAGAGAGACGTCACCGCGCGTCCGGGCAACACGCTCCAACTCATGTCGGCTCGCAGCTATCGCTCCGACACCGAGCGCACGGAGGACGGGCAGAAGCTGGTGCGGCTGGCCGTGGAGATGGAGGTGAAGAACACGGGGACGCGAGCCTGGACACCCGTTGGTGTGGTGCTGGTGGGGCTTGGGCTCGTGGAGTTGAAGACCTTCGGCATCTGGCCGAGGGAGCCCATCCCCGCGAGAGCGAGTCGGCGCGTCGTCGTGGAGGTGGAGGCGGCGGAGAACGAGGCGCGCGGCACATTCACCCTGAAACTGTGGAGCCAGGAAGGCGGCGCCAGGGTCGAGTTCCTCGACGGCGTGACGTTCCCTTGA
- the sitI6 gene encoding SitI6 family double-CXXCG motif immunity protein — protein MTRFYWLQSPTASRYTGELQATHKWRLPGVSCPECGATWAGSATSFPNADLSSLPDEREFKVPRPEPFDEFVRLRELVRPLVPSGAQLLPGAKFGPLVGTATGTFSPIFFYFVESPLMHREALEKLRAEGVRGLKGFPTELRFRQKKHPELVELEVLPHGRLHIDCLPPDRPPKCPKCGRNGFKRPEELILDASSLPVDLDLFRLSDFETTFICTERFVDAVRRLELHEAAFRELPLR, from the coding sequence ATGACGAGGTTCTACTGGCTCCAATCGCCCACGGCGTCACGCTATACGGGAGAGCTCCAAGCCACTCACAAGTGGCGACTCCCTGGCGTCAGTTGCCCGGAGTGCGGAGCAACCTGGGCCGGGAGCGCCACCTCTTTCCCGAACGCGGACCTGTCCTCGCTCCCAGATGAGCGGGAGTTCAAGGTGCCTCGACCGGAGCCCTTCGACGAGTTCGTGCGGTTGCGCGAGTTGGTGCGGCCACTCGTCCCTTCCGGAGCGCAACTCCTTCCAGGAGCCAAATTCGGCCCCCTGGTGGGCACGGCCACCGGTACATTCAGCCCCATCTTCTTCTACTTCGTCGAGTCGCCATTGATGCATCGCGAAGCGCTGGAGAAGCTTCGAGCCGAGGGCGTGCGCGGGTTGAAGGGGTTTCCCACCGAGCTGCGCTTTCGCCAGAAGAAACACCCCGAGTTGGTGGAGCTGGAAGTCCTGCCTCATGGCAGGCTGCACATCGACTGCCTGCCCCCGGACCGCCCCCCAAAGTGTCCGAAGTGTGGCCGCAATGGGTTCAAACGTCCGGAGGAGCTCATCCTCGACGCCTCCTCGCTCCCCGTGGACCTCGACCTGTTCCGGCTGTCCGACTTCGAGACGACCTTCATCTGCACCGAGCGCTTCGTGGATGCCGTGCGGCGCCTGGAGCTGCATGAGGCCGCCTTCCGCGAGCTGCCCCTCCGCTGA
- a CDS encoding VOC family protein, translated as MKIKLTSIMVDDQQKALDFYTRVLGFVKKHDIPLGAFKWLTVVSPEGPGDIELVLEPNANPAAKTYQKALHEQGIPLTAFAVDDVQKEYERLKALGVVFKSEPRKVGEVTIAVLDDTCGNLIQIYQT; from the coding sequence ATGAAGATCAAGCTGACGAGCATCATGGTCGATGACCAGCAAAAGGCGCTCGACTTCTACACACGGGTTCTGGGCTTCGTGAAGAAGCACGACATCCCGTTGGGGGCGTTCAAATGGCTGACGGTCGTCTCACCCGAGGGGCCAGGGGATATCGAGTTGGTCCTCGAGCCGAACGCGAATCCGGCGGCGAAGACCTACCAGAAAGCCCTTCATGAGCAGGGGATACCGTTGACGGCGTTCGCGGTCGACGATGTCCAGAAGGAGTACGAGAGGCTGAAGGCGCTGGGCGTGGTGTTCAAGTCGGAGCCCAGGAAGGTGGGAGAGGTCACCATCGCCGTCCTCGACGATACGTGCGGCAACCTCATCCAAATCTATCAGACCTGA
- a CDS encoding TPM domain-containing protein → MMRWLWLLSLLVGMGSAHAAAPRWEDIPLPASGQALVDTTGTLKPDTFEAVNQLAAGLSEQGHGRLVVVVIPSYPDDLRYLANELYDSWRVAGEKEDGAVLVIALEHLSAGVSPGWNLGSWDDFDAVRNSAEKAMRAETEPDRAVRAATRVFSQWMARAYTPPKQDPGPFAAFHRPHALVADPDQLLTPELTRTARDWQQFDTYLTLVVYDRVRHPVETRALAEHVRTAWSVSGWLVVLSIHPADAWVIPNEDFGEHGGYWRGLPQVTGAWKQAMERLGDEPSGSSTAEAWNKALEETRWLASYPSPSWEDEHKVGTSSLPWKVDVGAFALAVVLFLVARTWIFRLREGKGPRSIPAFVLSGLLYTTLYGCALGWVLEQSLLLGVFSTFFSFPLVFMGVRRLAAYFGFDPFYYLGSGCAFAALGLFFTLVAFSSELFLVGPVVRTVELHELPRVTGGAFHLRGATLRRDFSANQRLSRQGSTVDSAKLAPLVPEGWTPEQPVPAWLLCRDDDSFQEECRWGEPLEDVVVPSSLGVANTIRLIEGAELVTALRSAPGARLLSRSDDAGASVFRVVRRAVLLPLFFMGVFVFFAVLGHRWDEARAPFRSDRFG, encoded by the coding sequence ATGATGCGTTGGCTCTGGCTCCTCTCCCTCCTCGTTGGCATGGGCTCCGCGCACGCCGCCGCGCCGCGCTGGGAGGACATTCCACTCCCCGCCTCCGGGCAGGCGCTGGTGGATACCACCGGCACCCTGAAGCCGGACACGTTCGAGGCGGTGAACCAGCTGGCGGCCGGCCTCTCCGAGCAAGGACATGGCCGGCTGGTCGTCGTCGTCATCCCCAGCTACCCGGACGACCTGCGCTACCTCGCCAATGAGCTCTACGACTCCTGGCGCGTCGCGGGCGAGAAGGAGGATGGAGCCGTGCTCGTCATCGCACTCGAGCACCTCTCCGCGGGCGTCAGCCCGGGTTGGAACCTGGGCTCCTGGGATGACTTCGACGCGGTCCGGAACTCGGCCGAGAAGGCCATGCGGGCCGAGACGGAGCCCGACCGCGCCGTGCGCGCCGCGACCCGGGTCTTCTCCCAGTGGATGGCCCGCGCCTACACCCCCCCGAAACAGGACCCCGGGCCCTTCGCGGCCTTTCACCGGCCCCACGCGCTCGTGGCCGATCCCGATCAGCTCCTCACCCCGGAGCTCACGCGCACGGCGAGGGATTGGCAGCAGTTCGACACCTATCTGACGCTCGTGGTGTACGACCGCGTCAGACACCCCGTGGAGACACGCGCGCTCGCCGAGCATGTGCGTACCGCGTGGAGCGTTTCGGGCTGGCTGGTGGTCCTCTCCATCCACCCCGCGGATGCATGGGTGATTCCCAACGAGGACTTCGGCGAACACGGCGGCTACTGGCGCGGACTCCCGCAGGTGACCGGGGCGTGGAAGCAGGCCATGGAGCGGCTCGGCGATGAACCGTCCGGTTCCTCGACGGCCGAGGCGTGGAACAAGGCGCTCGAGGAGACACGGTGGCTCGCCAGCTACCCCAGCCCCTCCTGGGAGGATGAGCACAAGGTCGGGACCTCATCCCTCCCCTGGAAGGTGGACGTGGGCGCCTTCGCGCTCGCGGTGGTTCTCTTCCTGGTGGCCCGGACGTGGATCTTCCGGCTCCGGGAGGGCAAGGGCCCGCGCAGCATCCCGGCCTTCGTGCTGAGCGGGTTGCTGTACACCACGCTCTACGGCTGCGCCCTCGGATGGGTGCTGGAGCAGAGCCTGCTGCTCGGCGTCTTCTCCACCTTCTTCTCCTTCCCCCTGGTGTTCATGGGGGTGCGGCGGCTCGCGGCCTACTTCGGCTTCGACCCGTTCTATTACCTGGGATCCGGGTGCGCGTTCGCGGCGCTGGGCCTGTTCTTCACCCTGGTCGCCTTCTCCTCCGAGCTCTTCCTGGTGGGCCCGGTGGTGCGGACCGTCGAGTTGCACGAGCTGCCTCGGGTCACCGGAGGGGCCTTCCACCTGCGGGGAGCGACCCTGCGAAGAGACTTCTCCGCCAACCAGCGCCTGTCGCGGCAAGGCAGCACCGTGGACTCCGCGAAGCTCGCGCCGCTCGTCCCCGAAGGCTGGACGCCCGAGCAGCCCGTGCCCGCATGGCTGCTCTGCCGCGACGACGATTCCTTCCAGGAGGAGTGCCGCTGGGGCGAGCCGCTCGAGGACGTCGTCGTGCCCTCGTCACTGGGCGTCGCGAACACGATCCGCCTCATCGAGGGAGCCGAGCTCGTCACCGCCCTTCGCAGCGCACCAGGCGCGAGATTGTTGTCACGCAGCGACGATGCAGGAGCCTCCGTCTTCCGGGTGGTGCGGCGAGCCGTGCTCCTGCCCCTCTTCTTCATGGGCGTCTTCGTGTTCTTCGCGGTCCTCGGACACCGCTGGGACGAGGCCAGGGCCCCATTCAGGTCTGATAGATTTGGATGA
- the sitI6 gene encoding SitI6 family double-CXXCG motif immunity protein — MTKFYWLHEPKEWRCTGDLSKARHKWGGLPGLHCPECGATWAGSATAYPSVDLSSLPQRTAFEAARPEPFGEFVRLRELVRPFAPPGAQLLPGVEFGPLVGTATGTFSPIFFYFVQMPVMHREALEKLRAEGVRGLRGFPTELRFRQKKHPELVELEVLPHGRLHIDCLPPDRPPKCPKCGRNGFKRPKELILDASSLPVDLDLFRLSDFETTFICTERFVDAVRRLELHEAAFRELPLR, encoded by the coding sequence ATGACGAAGTTCTACTGGCTCCACGAGCCCAAGGAGTGGCGCTGCACGGGCGACCTCAGCAAGGCCCGTCATAAATGGGGAGGACTCCCCGGACTCCACTGTCCTGAATGCGGAGCCACCTGGGCCGGGAGTGCCACTGCCTATCCGAGCGTGGATCTGTCCTCTCTTCCCCAACGAACGGCGTTCGAGGCCGCCCGACCCGAACCCTTCGGCGAGTTCGTGCGGTTGCGCGAGTTGGTGCGGCCATTCGCCCCACCCGGCGCTCAACTCCTTCCGGGTGTGGAGTTCGGACCCCTGGTGGGCACGGCCACCGGCACCTTCAGCCCCATCTTCTTCTACTTCGTCCAGATGCCCGTGATGCATCGTGAGGCCTTGGAGAAGCTTCGAGCCGAGGGCGTGCGCGGGTTGAGGGGGTTTCCCACCGAGCTGCGCTTTCGCCAGAAGAAACACCCTGAGCTGGTGGAGCTGGAAGTCCTGCCTCATGGCAGGCTGCACATCGACTGCCTGCCCCCGGACCGCCCCCCAAAGTGTCCGAAGTGTGGCCGCAATGGGTTCAAACGTCCGAAGGAGCTCATCCTCGACGCCTCCTCGCTCCCCGTGGACCTCGATCTGTTCCGGCTGTCCGACTTCGAAACGACCTTCATCTGCACCGAACGCTTCGTGGACGCCGTGCGGCGTCTGGAGCTGCATGAGGCCGCCTTCCGCGAGCTGCCTCTGCGCTGA